The window AGCTGTCGTGCGAGCGTTTAGACAGTCTAATCAAAGAGCATCAAGATCCCGTGGAATGCAGAAAACATCTGAAAAGAACTTCTGCATTAAACCGAGAGGCACGCAATGAACGTGATTTAACGGATCTGATGTTTACGCTCCTAGCCAGTCAAGTCATGTCATGCTTCACCCAGAAGGAACTTAACGTGAACGTTTTTGACAGTgtacagaaatgcatttatatgacaAGCTGAAATGGTCTCTCGGCGCACTCCGCAAAATATGACTTGCTGTATTCAGGTCATGTCAGAACGTTCATATACAAGATGAGCTTGTGTGAATGTTACCACATGGGGCTCAACATaccatattacatatatatgcaacttgcaattttctttaaattaatagttCTTCAAAAAATGATAGTATAGTTGAAAGTTTTCTCGTCCTCAGGCCACTTTAGATGAGTTTTtgtttggagaaatgtggcattacatcacttgctcagcaattGATCATataaagtgaatgggtgccaacGGAAGGAGAGTctaagcaataaaaatataaacatctgAATAATCCACACAACTCTCATGAAGAGaaaagcatttctaaaaaaaaaaattatatatatatttagatgttaTTAACTTCAAACGTGtaaaattgttttgtaatattgcGTTAGTTACTTAACTAAAACTAAGACcattaaaagctattaaaattaaaaaatgtaaaatataaacatttgataaaaaaattaaaactctaAATGAAGTTATGGTTAAAGAcctaaagttaaaaacaaacagaaaatattaagctaaataaaaatgataaagaaaaaacGAATAAcgacaaaatgactaaaatattaaaatataaaaaataaaagctaactCAAATGCTGAAGAAACGGCAGCAAAAAATTGCTCCACGTAAATCTAAATCatacaaataaatgtcattaatgtCAGCGAGTTCCCAGGATGACCTGAAAGCAGCAATAGTGCCCGAGTTCACGATTGGAAGAAAAACGATCTCCATAAAAACAATGAGGAGAGTTTAGGAAACTAGCTACTGTATAAACGAGGTCAGAGGAGGTCCTCATAAGCCGACCGCAGAACCAAAGGCCTTCACTCTCCTTCTGTGCAGTTTCAACGTTCAACGGATCCAGAAAGCATATTTAGTGTCCGCTTGTGTTTATGAGTAATCCCTGCGGTCAAATCCCTTCCCGTTCCCTGACCAGCAACCCAAACAAGAGGGATAAGGAAGCATAAATTAACCGGCAGCAAGTCTCAATCTGTCCATTGATGTTTCACGGAGCAGCAATACATCTGCTTGCATCCAGACCATATAATATGGTGCATGCGCTTCTACGGTTTCCATTACAGGTAAAATCTGAATGAACCGAAATCAAAAAGGATAACAGCCTTTCGAAAACACATCTACTGTGCACGTTTCATGCACATTGAAGACCCTGAGAAATATTCGCCAAAATTCGTGACATTCCcaactgaaaaagaaatataacaaaacgTATTTGAAATGCCTTTATGCCGCGCTGCTACGGATACATTTACATAGACATTGGGGTAAATAAAGCAATCCCCAAATTGCATTTTTGGCATATTAAATTGATAATTTTGTGCTGAAATCNGCACGTTTCATGCACATTGAAGACCCTAACTGAGAAATATTCGCCAAAATTCGTGACATTCCcaactgaaaaagaaatataacaaaacgTATTTGAAATGCCTTTATGCCGCGCTGctatgaatacatttacataaataaagcAATCCCCAAATTGCATTTTTGGCATATTAAATTGATAATTTTGTGCTGAAATCCAACTAAAGATACTCAATATGATTGTGCGGAGCAACATTTAAATATCTtgaatttaaacatatattcaaAGATCATACAATCCCCATTAACGGTAAAATCGACGCATTTTAagcttaatattatataatgtgcATTGTAAATAAGCGATACTccaaatagtttatttaaaattaaagccTCGAGCGATACGTCAGTAAATATGTTCATAGAGTTGAGTAGAGTGAAACGAATATATATTAATAGGCCAGCAGCACAGTCAATACAACCCAGTTTGATCGAAATCCACATATTCAATGAGAATTTATTGTCACAAGCACAATTTCTCGTCATAAAGTTACACAAAAATAACGgaacacatttacacaatttATACAGTCCTAAACTCATTGTACAATGGACAGGCTAACTAAGTACCGAGAGTTAAATATGCACTCACATTGCACACGATGATATTAAACCTACACaagtatatatatgtgaaataaaCCATGGTCCGAcgtaaaaatcacattatttacattaaacatcCATTTGATTTTTCCAAAAAGGTTTCACCTCGAGGTCTTTCCATCGGTCCGGAGTTGTGGCGCGATCGAGTTTCCACGTCGTTAGTCCGaaagttaatagtgagaatcgCAGCTGCCACGAAGATTACAAGGAACACCGCGAAACGCTTGATATTTACGCCGCTGGTGTCCACGACTTCACAAAAGTGACACTGCTCCTAGTGTTTTTCGTAAGaaaagtaaaagttaaaaaataacaatcgcaaatgaaaaaaaatcgaAAATCGAATCAaatactgtttttgtctttaaatcCGTCTACATTTATTATCAGTTAAGCTAGGTTATAGACATCACTACATAGACTACATTTTGCACggtaagcttaaaaaaaaagacttttttagtCAGCAAGATGCTGTTTGGCAACGAAAAAATGAGGTGCGACGCGTGAAGAAAACGATCCTTCGCTTCTCGAAAGATCTTCGAAATACTCCTGCACGCTAAAAACAGAAATCTCTTCGTAATGTTTGCGTGTGCGTCTTGACTCGAGATTGCGGGATGAATCCTAATATgaagggaaaaataaaaatggtgtcGTCGTTTACTCTCCCTCGGGGCGTTCCCCAAACCTGTGCGAATGTCCTCATTCTGACGAACGCAACGGAAGATATCTACTTTGCGAAAACACCGCGGAGGTCGATGGTGACCCGAAACGGCCCGGTTgcaaacgttcttcaaaatatcttccttttgtgttcgTTCTGTGTTAGGAAGCGCTTGAAGATGAGTAAACGACGACACGGTTTTCATCTTcgggtgaaccgttcctttagcATACGGTACTGTGACACGAAATTGCGTCATATTCACACTTCCCGCCAACCAGGCATTACTCTGCCTGTTTCCTATGTAAATTAGACTTATTATAGATGCTGCTTTATTAGCAAATTATGCCCTGGCATAAATCATCTTGCACTTTTACTGCTCGCATTaatgtgaatgcatttttaaaacgatgcgtttttttttgttataacgGCGGCGGTTAATCATCGCATGACGGTTGAATGAGAAAGAATGGCGTCCGACTgggaatgcatttattttgctcGTTTTTTGTGAATGAGGGATCAAgtcaaacgtgtgtgtgtgtgtgtgtgtgtgaatgcagaaATGTGTTTCAGCAGCGTCATGTGCGTCACATGTGAGATGAAGATACTGCAGTCCGaaccaaaacaaagaaacgatGGAATAAGAGTGTCCGGTTACTCGGAGAACGGCGGGAACATGCCGAGGTCGGCGAAGTCTTCGATGTTGTAATTGGTCGATCCTTGGGTGGGATCTCCCGGCATCGGCAGCATGTCCTGCGGGACAGAAACCGGAGAATCAGATGCTCGGTTGTGTCTGAATGATGCTTTCACGACTAAGAGAAGGAACTCGAAGCAAATAATGcgaacaaataaaatcaattaaaatggtttttaatCATCAGTAGAGCACCACATCCGCAAGTGAAGCTACGAAGATGATATTAAccccaaaaatatttacatttctctcTAAAGCAAAAAACTTTCGGACGggatgtttttttggttttttttactacaaataaggctgaaataaaattacattcacGTATGTgcgcagacgcttttatccaaagtgacttccATTTAAAGAACAATGCGTTTGATCAATTCCAGCAAGagaataattcaataaaatattgaataaatattagtaaacattacaaaacaactAGCCATGACGGCCAACTGATATACAATACGTTAAAgtactatgtaaaaaaaataaaaagtaataataatatcacgAGAAcgcaaaaactgaaatgaaaactgccaatataaaaataataggcAAACTAAAATGTGTATTCTAGAAGATTGTgtaataatgttacaataaaataacggtttttattaaaatttgatacaaaaataaaaccgaatgaatgaatcactttCAAAAGCTACACTTTTGTACCCATCAGGTTCAAATAAGTGCactttaagtattaatatgAACCTTCAAGgcaccaaaatggaccctttaggtacaaacgtgtaccttttgaaaagacCCCGCTCCGGTAATAGCtgttgtacctttttttctgagattgATTGTGAGTATTACTTTAAATCCTGAGCTCTTGTTCTTCAGTCTGGTTAGGTTTCTTTGTAAACTGCTCACCTGGAAGACCTCGGTCTGGCTGGactgaggatgaggatgagggtCTCCTCCCTGTTGACCGTGATGCTGACTCTGCCACTGAGACCAGACCTCGGACGGCCGGCCCTGGAACTGCCCTCCGCTCTGGCTGCTCTCGCCCGACACATCTGATCAGAAAACACGGACACGTTACCGCAGAGACACTGCTATGGTACCCCGCCATCAAAtcttgtatgcaaaaaaaaaaaaaacccgccgaaaaactaaaatgataaaaacgtAATTTGTTGATTGaaagctaataaaataaaacacaaatactaCATGAAAAACTGAGAAagcacataaaattaaaacataagtgttattattgttaagtaaaactatcaaaaataatttgttgaaataaaatagctggaataaaataaaataatattaaatggaTACTTAACAACCCTAAAAATtgtaaatggaataaaataaaaataaaataaaatgaagtgttattactgttaatgttgaagtattaaaaacatctgtttttgcttaaaattaaatgcaatgcgATATTAGATGTGAAAAAAAtctggaaatttttttttaataaaatattgttaactgaaactcatttttatcatttgttgACGGAAATAATATGATCTTAAAAGAAAGACAAGCTAAAAATTATGAAgcgaataaaatgaaaatgaaacaactgaataagttacaaaaaaatacaaaccgaataaaatacaaacaaaaatctataattaaCCAAAATTACtgaaagtaaaactgaaaaagctaaatagaaatattaaaaagcaaactaataaaaatgtacatacaatcacaaaaatacagtaaaataataacaaaaaaaaattacatagtaaaaaaattattttctaaaaaNNNNNNNNNNNNNNNNNNNNNNNNNNNNNNNNNNNNNNNNNNNNNNNNNNNNNNNNNNNNNNNNNNNNNNNNNNNNNNNNNNNNNNNNNNNNNNNNNNNNTTGCATAATATGCCTGTAGtgtgaatatttatattacatatacatgatattagatatttagaaaatatttacatgtctatatttatattcacataattgataaatatatgtattaattatataaacacaacataacataataaatatacacagcactaTACATATTATGCAAGCAAAAACCTTTATAACGTAATAGCatccaaacttttattttggatgctattaattgcaatgcattttttgacATCActaactgatttatttatagaGAGAGACTTTTTAATTGGACCAAaatagaaaccaaaaaatatagaaacataaaaatacaaatgactGAACGAACGCATAGCACAGTAAACAATTTGCaccaaaatgcacaatttaagGTGCCATAACACCTGACTCTTTAATTGCTTTAGCGCTTTAAAGCAGGCTGCATTCTGATGGCAGTCGATGTTTTCAGCATAGATCggttgggaaaaaaatgaactaTGAGATGTGTTGTGGACTCTGGTAAAACACTGAAAGAAAGTGTACTGTCAGAAATGAGCGGGTCTTACCGAAAGCAGTGCTGCGGTTGGCCAGGTTGGAGTAGGCGTTTCCAGAGGGCGAGGAGGTGGCGGGGCTGGACAGAGGGCTGTACGAGGACGGGTCGGCCTGGTAGCTGTGACTGGAGCCGATGCCGAACGGTGACGACTGGGCCTTACTGGACTGAGCGGGAATCTGCTGCTGCGGTGAAGAGACGGGATCACGGTAAAATACAGAGCTGCTGCCTCACTGGTCAGTTAATGCAAAAGATCTTTTAAACAGTACTTTTATCCGGCGTGGGCTTGTTAATCAAGACGATCATAATAATACGAAATATTTCTAGTTGAAACAAAAGCAGTTTTTATGCGTCAAAGAATTCTGACAACATTTGTATGGAAGNNNNNNNNNNNNNNNNNNNNNNNNNNNNNNNNNNNNNNNNNNNNNNNNNNNNNNNNNNNNNNNNNNNNNNNNNNNNNNNNNNNNNNNNNNNNNNNNNNNNTCTAAGATATAGcaaaaactagtgctgtcaaacagttaattgtgattaattgcatcctaaataatagtttttatttacatgatatatgtgtgtgtactgtgtatatttatcgtgtttatattaatacatataactagtcatatatatacatataactaGCCTTTCAAATTCATGCATTAAGCACAGCCTGGCCTGAAAGATAATATAAAAGCGAACGCTGCANNNNNNNNNNNNNNNNNNNNNNNNNNNNNNNNNNNNNNNNNNNNNNNNNNNNNNNNNNNNNNNNNNNNNNCTGAAGTGGatcaaaagtgtgtgtgtgtgtacgtgcagACATTTTTATGGAAGTGTATGACCGAGCcctgaatgattttttttcagccatTGCTCCACATCTGGATTCAGTTCTCTCCTCACGCCACTAAAGAGGAGTACTGGAGCGGCACAGTCACAGAAAGCCAGTGAAGGGACGGCGCTCACCTGGCCGGAGAAGGGAGGTCGGCTTCCGGTCCAGGACACCTGGCCGGCGTTGATCTGTCGGGAGATCTGAGTCAGGTTCTGTCCGGCTGAACCGGCTGTGGACTGGATGTCATTGACTCCCGGGACGTGGATCACAGACGAGCTGAAAGACAAACACGTACCACAACGTGTGACTGCATTAAACCAACACATCCTCTTTAATCTCTGtgattcatctttttttttgtttttaacaatgcTCCATTAAAGACCCTTTTACACCAGTGCTATTTTAGCATATTTGATatgctattatatttttaattaatattttcagcttttatattttctgtcttcattttaatgttagNNNNNNNNNNNNNNNNNNNNNNNNNNNNNNNNNNNNNNNNNNNNNNNNNNNNNNNNNNNNNNNNNNNNNNNNNNNNNNNNNNNNNNNNNNNNNNNNNNNNCATAAATTTGAtctatatatctaaatataaatgtagactATATTCAGTGTGTAATCcaaagtaactagtaactacTTTTTTTATCCTATACTTTTTAAGTCTTACTCAAGTAACTATTCAGACtatttcttttattacttttacttGAGAAGAGTTTTTGGGTGCCCTCCTCTACTGGAGGTGTATTCTGCGTTAAAGCACTGAAATGGCCAGACCGTGGAAGTGTGTTTGTCCGTACCTGAAGCTCTTTCCGGAGTGTCCGGGCTGGAACGGGCTGCCTTGAGAGTATAACTGCTGTCCGCCAGCAGTGGAGGACGGCACCATCATCTTCTTATCagctaaacacaaacaaataaacacagatcCTTATCGAGCGTATTGACTGTATTTGAGAGAAGGAGACACAGTCCCACGTCGCATTACGCCAACGTCTTTATCAGCCCCAGCAAAAGCAACAGAGTCAAACTACAGAGCGAGAATGGCCCGGGTTGAACCGGCCAATGACCCTAAACAACCGGCTCCGTTAGAAATCTGGACTGTTTACACTGGCATTTCTAAAGCTTGCTGTAATATCTACCAAATGCACCAATCATAGATTGTATACACTTCATATGAAGCACTGAGACAGCGTACGAATTCAAGCTGGCAGACACGTGCGGGTTTTGTAATTGAATTCTGTGAAATGACAGCAAATTGCATGTTTAGACTGAAATCAGCGCGTGCTAGTCAGATGTAACGTGTGTGGACATACATCCAGAGATGCCCGTGTACATGTCGCTGAAGCGCGGGTCTCTTTCCTGCGAGAACAGAGAATCGGTTTTGTCGATGGTCTTTCCCGCCTCGTGAACGCCGGCTGGGACGCTGGCGACCGGCACCTGTGGACACCAACGAGAGAGGGCCTGTTTGTGATTGACTCGTGAAAACTGAATGCTGATAGAtgcagaaagaaataaaagcccCAATGAACGCAAACCTAACTTTACCCAAAGtataaaacgtatttaaatgtaatattaattatattattcattatattaaatatatttatatataaattacactaaaataaatatatacatgtttctaaatatatactgcacgNNNNNNNNNNNNNNNNNNNNNNNNNNNNNNNNNNNNNNNNNNNNNNNNNNNNNNNNNNNNNNNNNNNNNNNNNNNNNNNNNNNNNNNNNNNNNNNNNNNNtgtgtgtgtgagtgtgtgtgtgagtgtgtgagtgagtgtgtgtgtgtgagtgagtgtgtgtgtgagagagtgtgtgtgagtgtgtgtgtgtgtgtgagtcagtgagtgagtgtgagtgtgtgagagagtgagtgtgagtgtgtgtgtgagtgtgtgtgtgtgtgtgtgcgcgcacctGAGACAGGTCATAAGCAGTCAGTCCGTCTCTCTGGTGCACCTCCAGCTCGGCCTGCTGTTGCTGCTGAAGCTGCCtgtgataaaacacacacaacacacggCTTTAACACGGGCACCTGCTGTTCATCACGCTCCCCAATGAGTAAAAGCGTCATTAACTGCTTGTGCAGATTACCCCCGTACACCAGTCAGATAAACGACCCCGAATGAATATTCGGTTTCAGCGAAAACAGATCAATCACGTGCGCAACACTCCGATCCATATTATTTACACACGGCCTAAGTTCATCAAAGCCAAAAATCAGCCTCGGTGAAACAGTGTGGGAAATCGCATGACATTATGATGAATTTAGCACGTGCACATTTCTACTTCACTTCTTCTACAGTTTGGGTTGTCAGACAGAAACTTGAACCGCAATCTATATTCAATCCCGAAAATAATCTATTTAGTCCATAATAGAGTATTACATACACTTGATCTACTGAGTGCTTATAGGCAGCATgctatatatatgctatatatattaaactactAATAAAGCAATTtagtaatagttttatttttatttttataatagttttattcgtttttattactactactactgctatcAACAACACCTATATACCAATAactatctacacacacacacacacacacatatatatacatataaatatacataaatacatacatatatNNNNNNNNNNNNNNNNNNNNNNNNNNNNNNNNNNNNNNNNNNNNNNNNNNNNNNNNNNNNNNNNNNNNNNNNNNNNNNNNNNNNNNNNNNNNNNNNNNNNTTGATATTAAGTATGGATCTATTCgacacagtaaaaatgtgaaatataatgacctataaaactatttaaaaagcaattttctgCTCTGATCAAAGTTACTCCGGTCCTCAGTGTcacctgatccttcagaaataattttaatgctaCTTAAAacatatgattattattactactactattatcaGTCATAATAGATGGTGCTTcacttttctttaaaactttttgggcagatttttcatttatttaaaatgaaaacggtTTGCATTAGGGGTGTGCCCGAAGTATTTGAAAaggcacaggaaaaaaaacatattctatTAGCCACTTGCTAGCGGTAGCCTGTTATATTACGTTACATAAAAACTGACTGATAGAACGACAGCAAATGATCTGAGCCCCTCTGACAAATGTTGAAAATTGACTACGTTAattttacaacataaaaaatgtattcattacaGTTACTAGTTACTTTTCACAAATAGTAACCGAGTTAGTTACATCTTTATAAAACTAACTAATTACCAGGGAAAGTAACTATTAGTAACTGAGAAACTATTATCTGTGTGATAAGTGTACAGCGAACCGGTGAAAATGCATTAGCGGGAAAAATTAAAGAGCTATGCACGAGTTGCGGAAACGGTAACAATGTTGTAATAAGGGGAAACGGTAATTAGTTTGATTACTcgatactgaaaaaataatagcTGTTACTAACGCCGTTATTCCCAtcactggtaaaaaaaataaaataaaataaaaattcaaagcTGATTTTAATGTCCTGGATATTTATATTAACCCCTAGATGCAAACAATTTATATACGGTATAATAATAGTACAACAACATGAAGAAGCTGGCTCATAATAATCCCCAACTATATTTCAAACCCAAAACGGTTAAAAATACCGTATTTCTCATAGCATCACAAATCACAGGAAACATTGACACGTcctcataaataaacaaaagacataaaaagaCTGTATCCACTGAACTCCCAGGGTTAATTTCATCCCCCCGATCTCACAAAcataactttttataatatacGCGACCTAAAAGCAGGTTCTCTCGTGGGCGACATAATCGTTTTCTCCGTGTTCAGTAGCGTGGAAATACAGAGCGGTATATGAGCGCTTATTTCAAACGCAAAACAAACACGCAGTGAACATAATGAGCTCAAACATTACAATGTGCAAAGACTCCcttgtttttcattgtgtgaGGAGAATTACTGGTGAGGAAATTATGAAATGATGAGAAAGTTTATTGACCATGGAAGAGGGGAATGTCCGTTTTGTAACAGACCCCGATTTTATTAGCGTTCATTAGCAGAGTTCGAAACCAAACTCTAAATGTCGTATAACTCAAATTAGGCAAACCGCATTTTATCTACCCTTCAGTTATTcccatgctaaaaaaaaacagcctaaaCTAGCTTAAAACAATATGAACagctgacattttaaaaaacaaaacagaccgATCCAACTAGCTTGGTTTAGCTGGGGGAACCGCTAACTGCCTCTGTTTTTAGCTAACTGCCAGTTTATATAATTGTTCTattgtaaacacaaaaaagtcacTATGACTCTACAAACTCACTAAACTACGCTAAAGCTAtcgtttcatttattattaagcaaAAACCTACCTGAAACGTAGCTGTGTGCCATGCATACATCATGACTCGGCTAATCACTGGGAAGCTATGCTAAATGCTACACAGCTAGTGCGACGGTTGAGCTCAATATTATTTTCACAAAGGGTTTTTAGTTGTAGTTAAACTGATACTGGGTcttcaataataatactaacaacaatataattaaatgctttgccgataattatttcaaatgtgcATTGTTAGCTAAACCAAAGCTAAAAAGGAGTCTCTCATATAATTCAGATCTAATTATTCTGCAAAATCAGTCGCTTATAAAGGTTTAATTTGAGTTAGACGCTCTCGTAATCCACCTTTTTCGACAAACAACAgatcataaatcattta is drawn from Puntigrus tetrazona isolate hp1 chromosome 7, ASM1883169v1, whole genome shotgun sequence and contains these coding sequences:
- the LOC122349633 gene encoding aryl hydrocarbon receptor nuclear translocator 2-like isoform X2, which gives rise to MFCLFHSLCVSFVHRNGLGPSKEGEAQYSVVHCTGYIKAWPPAGMTIPDEDTEAGQTSKYCLVAIGRLQVTSSPVSMDMNGLSVPTEFLSRHNSDGIITFVDPRCINVIGYQPQDLLGKDILEFCHPEDQSHLRESFQQVVKLKGQVLSVMYRFRMKNREWMLIRTSSFTFQNPYSDEIEYIICTNTNVKQLQQQQQAELEVHQRDGLTAYDLSQVPVASVPAGVHEAGKTIDKTDSLFSQERDPRFSDMYTGISGSDKKMMVPSSTAGGQQLYSQGSPFQPGHSGKSFSSSVIHVPGVNDIQSTAGSAGQNLTQISRQINAGQVSWTGSRPPFSGQQIPAQSSKAQSSPFGIGSSHSYQADPSSYSPLSSPATSSPSGNAYSNLANRSTAFDVSGESSQSGGQFQGRPSEVWSQWQSQHHGQQGGDPHPHPQSSQTEVFQDMLPMPGDPTQGSTNYNIEDFADLGMFPPFSE
- the LOC122349633 gene encoding aryl hydrocarbon receptor nuclear translocator 2-like isoform X1, which codes for MFCLFHSLCVSFVHRNGLGPSKEGEAQYSVVHCTGYIKAWPPAGMTIPDEDTEAGQTSKYCLVAIGRLQVTSSPVSMDMNGLSVPTEFLSRHNSDGIITFVDPRCINVIGYQPQDLLGKDILEFCHPEDQSHLRESFQQVVKLKGQVLSVMYRFRMKNREWMLIRTSSFTFQNPYSDEIEYIICTNTNVKQLQQQQQAELEVHQRDGLTAYDLSQVPVASVPAGVHEAGKTIDKTDSLFSQERDPRFSDMYTGISGSDKKMMVPSSTAGGQQLYSQGSPFQPGHSGKSFSSSVIHVPGVNDIQSTAGSAGQNLTQISRQINAGQVSWTGSRPPFSGQQQIPAQSSKAQSSPFGIGSSHSYQADPSSYSPLSSPATSSPSGNAYSNLANRSTAFDVSGESSQSGGQFQGRPSEVWSQWQSQHHGQQGGDPHPHPQSSQTEVFQDMLPMPGDPTQGSTNYNIEDFADLGMFPPFSE